The following proteins are encoded in a genomic region of Pseudomonas sp. Os17:
- a CDS encoding alkaline phosphatase D family protein produces the protein MSEINLGRRRIMQIAGAGLLLPSLAPAVIASVKDRPQLTDGVQSGDLLGDKAMIWSRSDRPARMVVEWDTRSMFSNPRRFISPLADARTDFTARVELTGLPADQAIFYRVTFEDAQSGVASEPWFGHLRSAPSQRRDIRFVWSGDTVGQGFGINPDIGGMRIYEAMRLRLPDFFIHSGDTIYADGPVPAQLTVEDGRVWRNITTEAKSKVAETLDEYRGNYRYNLMDDNLRRFNAEVPQIWQWDDHEVVNNWSPGKQLDERYAVKDIQTLVGRARQAWLEYAPMRRQSADGGGRIYRKLSYGPLLDVFVLDMRSYRGANDDNLGGEKPFLGREQLDWLKRELKDSQAQWKVVAADMPIGLGVPDGEVSPGVARWEAIANGDPGPAQGRELEIAELLAHLRKHQVRNHVWLTADVHYCAAHHYHPDRAAFQDFEPFWEFVAGPLNAGSFGPNVLDKTFGPEVVFQKAPPAQNTSPFAGFQFFGEVQIDGQTAELKVILRDLDGVAVYEHNLQPV, from the coding sequence ATGAGCGAGATCAACCTCGGCCGTCGTCGGATCATGCAAATCGCCGGGGCGGGGCTGTTGCTGCCGAGTCTGGCGCCGGCGGTGATTGCGTCGGTCAAGGATCGGCCGCAGCTCACCGATGGGGTGCAGTCCGGGGATCTGCTGGGGGATAAGGCGATGATCTGGAGCCGCAGCGATCGACCGGCGCGGATGGTGGTGGAGTGGGACACGCGAAGCATGTTCAGCAACCCTCGGCGTTTCATCTCGCCCCTGGCCGATGCGCGGACCGACTTCACGGCGCGGGTGGAGTTGACCGGGTTGCCGGCCGATCAGGCGATCTTCTATCGGGTGACCTTCGAGGATGCGCAATCCGGTGTGGCCAGTGAGCCGTGGTTCGGCCATTTGCGCAGTGCGCCGTCGCAACGCCGGGACATCCGTTTTGTCTGGAGCGGCGACACGGTGGGCCAGGGCTTCGGCATCAACCCGGACATCGGTGGCATGCGCATTTATGAGGCCATGCGCCTGCGTTTGCCGGACTTCTTTATCCACAGCGGCGACACCATTTACGCCGACGGCCCGGTGCCGGCGCAGTTGACCGTGGAGGACGGGCGCGTCTGGCGCAATATCACCACCGAGGCCAAGAGCAAGGTGGCTGAAACCCTCGATGAATATCGGGGCAATTACCGCTACAACCTGATGGACGACAACCTGCGTCGCTTCAACGCCGAGGTGCCGCAGATCTGGCAGTGGGACGACCACGAGGTGGTCAACAACTGGTCGCCCGGCAAGCAGTTGGACGAGCGCTACGCGGTCAAGGACATCCAGACCCTGGTGGGCCGCGCGCGGCAGGCGTGGCTTGAGTATGCGCCGATGCGTCGGCAGAGCGCCGATGGCGGCGGGCGGATTTACCGCAAGCTCAGCTATGGGCCGCTGCTGGATGTGTTCGTGCTGGACATGCGCAGTTATCGCGGGGCCAACGATGACAACCTTGGTGGCGAGAAGCCCTTCCTGGGCCGCGAGCAGCTGGATTGGTTGAAGCGTGAACTCAAGGATTCGCAGGCCCAGTGGAAAGTGGTGGCGGCGGACATGCCCATTGGCCTGGGTGTACCGGATGGCGAGGTCAGCCCGGGCGTGGCGCGCTGGGAGGCGATTGCCAACGGCGACCCGGGACCGGCCCAGGGGCGTGAGCTGGAGATTGCCGAATTGCTGGCGCATCTGCGCAAGCATCAGGTTCGCAACCATGTGTGGCTGACGGCGGACGTGCATTACTGTGCGGCTCACCATTACCACCCGGATCGCGCGGCGTTCCAGGATTTCGAGCCGTTCTGGGAGTTTGTTGCCGGCCCCCTGAATGCCGGGAGTTTCGGGCCCAATGTGCTGGACAAGACCTTCGGCCCGGAAGTGGTGTTCCAGAAGGCGCCACCCGCGCAGAACACCTCGCCCTTTGCCGGTTTTCAGTTCTTTGGCGAAGTGCAGATCGACGGGCAGACGGCGGAGCTGAAGGTGATCCTGCGGGACCTGGATGGCGTGGCGGTGTACGAACACAACCTTCAACCGGTGTAA